In Bacillota bacterium, the genomic window TGACATATGTTCAAAACAAGGTATAATAAAAAAGTATTCAATAACCATAAGGAGTGCAGTTATGGCAAGGCCGAGAAAACGCAAGCGCGTCTGCCGATTACCATTCCATAAACATTTCCACCCGGCTGGCATGGTAAGAGCAGATGAAGTAATCCTGACAGTTGAGGAGTACGAGACTCTCAGACTAATCGATCATGAAGGCTTAATTCAGGAAGAATGCGCAGAGATAATGCATGTAGCCCGAACTACTGTGCAGAGACTCTACAATAGTGCGCGAAAAAAGATTGCAGAAGCCTTGGTAGAAGGAAAAATAATTAGGATCGATGGGGGCGATTACCGTGTCTGTGATCGCCAAAGCGAGCAGCATCGCTGCAGATGGGGACACTGCCGACGCTGGCTGCATGGGTAAACTTAATAAAGATGGAGGAACACAGCTATGGCTAACCAAAAACCTGATTTTCAGATTGAACCAAATTCGCTCAGTAATATTAAAAAAGTTATTGGTGTTGTCAGCGGCAAAGGCGGTGTCGGCAAATCGCTGGTAACTTCTATACTGGCAGTCGAGATGAA contains:
- a CDS encoding DUF134 domain-containing protein, coding for MARPRKRKRVCRLPFHKHFHPAGMVRADEVILTVEEYETLRLIDHEGLIQEECAEIMHVARTTVQRLYNSARKKIAEALVEGKIIRIDGGDYRVCDRQSEQHRCRWGHCRRWLHG